In Deltaproteobacteria bacterium, the following proteins share a genomic window:
- a CDS encoding NAD(P)H-hydrate dehydratase: protein MKVSRVGNMRYMDRFAVEKLDIPEEILMENAGLASAFVLEQEIGIRNKKFIVFCGVGNNGGDGLVVARKIHSNGGLVKVFITGDPEKYKGAARTNWNIISKLPIEVRIIKSTEEAMKDVLHCHSIVDALFGTGFDREAVGLYKEVIQLINESGKVVLSLDIPSGVHGDTGEIMGVAVKADYTVTFGLPKIGNMLYPGYDLGGKLYVTHISFPPSLHNGDAIKIQINDYVPLPRREKDVYKGGMGEVLFIAGAASYFGAPYFSALSFLKAGGGYARLAAPVSITPFIATKGSEIVFVPQKETKTGSLALENRDSLVELSEKMDMVVIGPGLSLDAETQQLVRELVRAIKKPILIDGDGITAIANELEMIRERKGETILTPHLGEMARIAKKSTGEINKQKIDILQLTAMSLHAVIVLKGAHSLIGYPDENVFINLSGNPGMATAGSGDVLTGTIAAMFGLGLSLEDAVRKGVFIHGFSGDLAAADKGEDGITAQDILDYLPLAMKYDREGPPDAFREIYEGPCVV from the coding sequence ATGAAAGTCAGCAGAGTCGGTAATATGAGGTACATGGACCGGTTTGCAGTCGAAAAGCTTGATATACCGGAAGAGATTCTCATGGAGAATGCAGGGTTGGCATCGGCGTTTGTCCTGGAGCAGGAGATCGGCATAAGAAACAAGAAATTCATTGTTTTCTGCGGTGTCGGCAACAACGGTGGTGACGGCCTTGTCGTCGCGCGGAAGATTCACAGCAATGGCGGACTGGTCAAGGTATTCATCACAGGAGATCCGGAGAAGTATAAGGGGGCAGCCAGGACCAACTGGAACATTATTTCGAAACTTCCCATTGAAGTCAGGATAATCAAATCTACCGAAGAGGCAATGAAGGATGTCCTCCACTGTCACAGTATTGTGGATGCGCTTTTTGGCACAGGTTTCGATCGGGAGGCGGTGGGCCTCTATAAAGAGGTGATTCAGTTGATTAATGAGAGCGGCAAAGTAGTTCTCAGTCTTGATATCCCCTCCGGCGTTCACGGCGACACGGGAGAGATCATGGGGGTGGCGGTAAAGGCCGATTATACGGTCACTTTCGGTCTACCCAAGATCGGAAACATGCTTTATCCCGGATATGATCTTGGCGGAAAACTCTACGTTACTCATATTTCTTTTCCGCCTTCCCTCCATAACGGCGATGCCATCAAGATACAGATCAACGATTATGTGCCGCTTCCACGCCGGGAGAAAGACGTCTATAAAGGAGGCATGGGAGAGGTGCTCTTTATCGCCGGCGCCGCATCTTACTTTGGTGCGCCGTATTTTTCCGCCTTATCGTTTTTAAAGGCCGGTGGCGGCTATGCCCGTCTTGCCGCACCTGTATCGATAACACCGTTCATTGCCACGAAGGGAAGCGAGATTGTCTTTGTCCCTCAGAAAGAAACAAAAACAGGGAGCCTCGCACTGGAAAATAGAGACAGCCTGGTTGAACTCTCGGAAAAAATGGATATGGTCGTCATCGGACCGGGTCTGTCTCTGGATGCTGAAACGCAGCAACTGGTCAGGGAACTCGTGAGGGCTATCAAAAAGCCCATCCTCATCGATGGAGACGGAATTACGGCTATTGCGAATGAACTGGAGATGATCAGGGAAAGGAAGGGGGAAACCATCCTCACTCCCCATCTGGGTGAGATGGCCCGAATCGCGAAGAAAAGTACCGGCGAGATCAACAAGCAAAAAATAGATATCCTGCAGCTTACAGCCATGTCGCTGCATGCCGTTATTGTCCTTAAAGGAGCCCATTCATTGATTGGCTACCCCGATGAGAACGTGTTTATCAATCTCAGCGGGAATCCGGGAATGGCAACCGCAGGTTCAGGCGACGTACTGACGGGAACCATTGCGGCCATGTTCGGGCTTGGCCTTTCACTGGAGGATGCGGTGAGAAAAGGTGTCTTTATCCACGGATTTTCAGGCGACCTGGCGGCGGCAGACAAAGGTGAAGACGGTATAACAGCCCAGGATATTCTTGATTATCTCCCCCTTGCCATGAAGTACGATAGAGAAGGCCCTCCTGATGCTTTTAGGGAAATATACGAGGGACCTTGTGTAGTGTAA
- a CDS encoding type II toxin-antitoxin system RelE/ParE family toxin has product MDIYFRTKKLQKICSEEKEMQKQLGMKCAEKLKQRMMELKAADALSDISHLPPSRCHELSGKRARQFSVDIEQPYRLLFVPTNNPIPRLKDGGIDKQRVTEIEIIEITDTH; this is encoded by the coding sequence ATGGATATATACTTCAGGACAAAGAAGCTGCAAAAAATCTGCTCTGAGGAAAAGGAAATGCAGAAACAGCTGGGAATGAAATGCGCAGAGAAACTCAAACAACGGATGATGGAATTAAAAGCAGCAGATGCATTATCCGACATTTCACACCTTCCCCCTTCACGTTGTCATGAGCTGTCCGGAAAAAGAGCCCGTCAGTTTTCTGTTGATATTGAACAGCCTTATCGGCTGCTATTTGTTCCAACAAATAACCCCATACCGCGCCTCAAAGACGGAGGAATTGACAAGCAACGGGTCACTGAAATTGAAATCATTGAAATTACGGATACACACTGA
- a CDS encoding helix-turn-helix domain-containing protein — MNSKRKYRFIPDYAVPPGKTLQEVMVSLGMSQKEMATRAGLTVQTLNRIFKGDQPITHETANRLELVTGVPARYWNNLELNYQEQLTRVAEQKRMASDLDWLKTIPTKELTERGYIKPTKEDVELVRETLAFYGVSSVGAWHGIWDVSPVAARRSPCFESRPGPASAWIRQGELQTQKIECKPYDKDRFYKALKEIRHMTREEPEVFEPEMKRLCADAGVAVSLVQEMKNVPWNGATKWLSPQKAMILLCLRGKGEDKFWFSFFHEAAHVLHDSKKDLLINNGSREDPREERADRFAAEHLILSRYDNEIRTYCSKEEIIHLADKLGISPGIIAGRYQFLTKRWNYFKDLIRTFEWKT, encoded by the coding sequence ATGAATAGCAAAAGGAAATACAGATTTATCCCGGATTATGCGGTGCCCCCCGGTAAGACGCTCCAGGAGGTAATGGTATCGCTCGGCATGTCCCAGAAAGAGATGGCCACGCGCGCAGGACTGACCGTGCAGACGCTGAACAGAATCTTTAAGGGTGATCAGCCCATTACCCACGAAACAGCCAATCGTCTCGAACTGGTGACCGGTGTACCCGCCCGTTATTGGAACAATCTTGAACTCAACTATCAGGAACAGTTGACCAGGGTTGCAGAACAAAAGCGGATGGCATCCGATTTGGATTGGCTGAAAACCATTCCCACCAAAGAGCTCACAGAACGCGGCTACATAAAGCCTACGAAAGAGGACGTTGAATTAGTCCGGGAAACCCTGGCATTTTATGGCGTCAGCAGCGTCGGGGCATGGCATGGCATTTGGGACGTATCTCCTGTGGCGGCACGTCGTTCCCCATGTTTTGAATCACGACCCGGTCCGGCTTCCGCATGGATCAGGCAAGGCGAATTGCAGACCCAAAAAATAGAATGCAAGCCATATGACAAAGACCGTTTTTATAAGGCTCTAAAAGAGATCCGTCATATGACCCGCGAAGAGCCCGAAGTTTTTGAACCGGAAATGAAAAGGCTTTGTGCAGACGCGGGGGTGGCCGTTTCGCTTGTCCAGGAGATGAAGAATGTGCCTTGGAACGGGGCCACCAAGTGGCTGTCGCCCCAAAAAGCCATGATCCTCCTTTGCCTGAGAGGGAAAGGAGAAGATAAATTCTGGTTCTCATTCTTCCATGAGGCAGCACATGTACTACACGATAGCAAGAAAGACCTGCTGATCAACAATGGCAGCCGCGAGGATCCTCGTGAAGAAAGGGCGGACCGGTTTGCGGCCGAACATCTGATTCTTTCCCGCTACGATAATGAAATCCGTACATACTGCTCTAAAGAAGAAATCATCCATCTGGCCGATAAACTTGGCATCTCGCCGGGGATCATTGCCGGACGCTATCAGTTTCTGACAAAGAGATGGAATTACTTCAAGGATCTAATCAGAACGTTTGAATGGAAGACGTGA
- a CDS encoding toll/interleukin-1 receptor domain-containing protein: MANQKRDIFICHASEDKEEIVRPVVEAFSQAGISCWYDEAEIKWGDSITQKVNEGLRISQYVIVVLSSAFLAKKWPQRELNAALNLEASTGDVKVLPLLVGTESEKAAIIAKLPLLNDKRYLPWDGDRKKIVTAMQKRLGSELGSNDTKSSQGRASTLKIPIPKIGKTFSQRDRDLFLRNAFIVVKQYFRTALVELERHYQEAETDFMEVHNFKFLCTIYIRGEVANRCKIWLGGLASSDSIAYYDGQSSIDSDNSINDMLSVGDNEQVLGFKPSSFGFGRQEYSERDILTAEQAAEYFWRRLTDRLG, translated from the coding sequence ATGGCAAATCAAAAGAGGGACATTTTCATCTGTCATGCCAGCGAGGACAAAGAGGAGATCGTTCGTCCTGTGGTGGAAGCTTTCAGCCAAGCGGGAATATCGTGCTGGTATGATGAGGCGGAAATCAAATGGGGCGACAGCATAACCCAAAAGGTAAATGAGGGGCTGCGTATATCACAATATGTAATCGTTGTCTTGAGTTCAGCTTTTCTTGCAAAGAAATGGCCCCAACGCGAACTCAATGCCGCCCTTAATCTTGAAGCCTCAACCGGCGATGTTAAAGTGCTTCCTCTTCTGGTCGGCACCGAGAGTGAGAAAGCGGCCATCATCGCCAAACTTCCATTGCTGAATGACAAACGATACCTGCCTTGGGACGGTGATCGGAAAAAGATCGTTACAGCGATGCAGAAGCGTCTTGGAAGTGAGCTTGGTTCTAACGATACCAAATCTTCACAGGGCCGTGCCAGCACCCTCAAAATACCCATACCAAAGATCGGGAAAACATTTTCACAAAGAGACAGGGATCTCTTCCTCCGCAACGCCTTCATCGTTGTTAAGCAATACTTCAGAACCGCCCTGGTAGAATTGGAACGCCATTACCAGGAAGCGGAAACAGATTTTATGGAAGTGCACAACTTCAAATTTCTGTGCACGATCTATATCCGTGGTGAAGTTGCCAATCGGTGCAAGATCTGGTTAGGCGGGCTTGCGTCTTCCGACTCGATTGCGTATTATGATGGTCAGTCCAGCATCGACTCTGACAATTCCATCAACGACATGCTCTCTGTGGGAGACAATGAACAGGTTTTGGGATTCAAGCCATCCAGCTTTGGGTTTGGCCGCCAAGAGTATTCAGAAAGGGATATCCTCACGGCCGAACAGGCGGCCGAGTATTTTTGGCGTCGTCTCACAGACAGACTTGGGTAA
- a CDS encoding AAA family ATPase yields the protein MYVSDIRIQNYRCFNDVSVKFKSGVNVIIGENNAGKTALLKAMGLLFDRNSRPRMQVYDFYQGIEDFSEPPSITVTVTIASDQHDTIVDKALVATWLTKLESPWEARLTYQFFLTEEAIPEFKKAMGMTSELSDRDNFWSIVQRYLPKYVSRIYGGTLDAQIKAEPEFLNKFDYQFIDAIRDVESELFSGSNPMLKAMLQQVLDIDASDDAILVQKEIQFRGLAQQLTASLVNRIHLSTLLELVDKIGAEDGGTPNLRGTVTENDLMTAIKLFIEREGLNLPANYNGLGYNNLIYISLVLSSLKFKSSVARRGPNAALFPMLLIEEPEAHLHPSLQYKLLKYIRGRVERTNDSRQVFITTHSTHITAASELDSIICMCAPQKDRGVRISYPGQVFPDNPQGKASKKYVERYLDATKSNMLFAKGVIFVEGIAEQLLIPCFAEYLNLPIEEKHVAVIAVGGSTFKHFLPLFGAARSQDKRSYALDRLVSCLLDGDPMLKKRNEKQRRICWPYQIDLTDKPNRCYAFSSVSDQTQYFPISSIVKNLEMACTDCANIKIYHGTKTLEYDLAVVNVCSPILLDAVLNNNEYLLKYSQDPTSHHTELVNMLDDETKSALVALNEDTDAKSRATFATYYLKCIETSKGEHAFDLAHKLKQNLEAVSEDRKPFEIPTHIRQAILWVAGIDLNGVDL from the coding sequence ATGTATGTGTCAGACATCCGAATTCAGAACTACCGTTGTTTTAATGATGTCTCCGTTAAATTCAAATCCGGGGTCAATGTCATCATTGGTGAGAACAATGCAGGTAAGACAGCGCTCCTCAAGGCGATGGGGCTATTGTTCGACCGCAACAGCCGCCCACGCATGCAGGTATATGACTTTTATCAAGGTATTGAAGATTTCTCTGAGCCACCGAGCATAACAGTAACCGTCACAATTGCTTCGGATCAACATGATACTATCGTGGACAAAGCCCTTGTGGCTACCTGGCTTACTAAGCTGGAATCGCCTTGGGAAGCCCGGTTAACTTATCAGTTTTTCCTTACCGAAGAAGCTATTCCTGAATTCAAGAAAGCAATGGGTATGACTTCCGAGCTATCAGATAGAGACAATTTCTGGAGCATCGTCCAGAGGTATTTGCCGAAATATGTCTCGCGAATCTATGGTGGCACGCTGGATGCACAAATAAAGGCAGAGCCAGAGTTCCTCAATAAGTTTGACTATCAGTTTATAGACGCCATTCGTGATGTTGAGTCAGAGTTATTCTCTGGAAGCAATCCTATGCTAAAGGCTATGTTGCAGCAGGTCTTGGATATTGATGCTTCCGATGATGCTATCCTTGTGCAGAAGGAAATCCAATTTAGAGGCCTGGCCCAACAGTTGACAGCGAGCCTCGTCAACCGCATTCATCTTTCAACCCTCCTTGAGCTTGTCGACAAAATTGGGGCAGAAGATGGAGGCACTCCGAATTTGAGGGGGACGGTCACCGAAAACGATCTTATGACAGCAATTAAACTTTTCATTGAACGAGAAGGGTTGAACCTACCTGCAAACTACAACGGCCTCGGTTACAATAATTTAATCTATATCTCTCTCGTCCTGTCAAGTCTAAAGTTTAAATCTTCTGTGGCACGCCGGGGACCAAACGCTGCCCTCTTTCCTATGCTCCTAATAGAAGAACCGGAGGCTCACCTTCACCCTTCTTTGCAGTACAAGCTCCTCAAGTATATTAGAGGGCGAGTTGAGCGAACAAATGACAGCCGTCAGGTATTCATTACCACCCATTCGACGCATATAACAGCAGCATCTGAATTAGACTCGATCATCTGCATGTGTGCACCGCAAAAGGATCGTGGCGTCCGAATATCCTATCCGGGGCAAGTTTTCCCGGACAATCCTCAAGGAAAAGCCTCCAAGAAATACGTTGAAAGGTACTTAGATGCCACCAAGTCGAACATGCTCTTCGCAAAGGGAGTCATCTTTGTGGAAGGAATAGCCGAGCAGTTGCTGATCCCCTGTTTCGCAGAGTATCTCAATCTTCCCATTGAAGAGAAACACGTTGCTGTAATAGCTGTCGGTGGATCCACTTTCAAGCATTTCCTTCCCCTTTTTGGTGCGGCTCGTTCGCAAGACAAGCGCTCATATGCGCTTGATCGCCTGGTTTCATGCTTGCTTGACGGCGATCCCATGCTGAAGAAGCGAAATGAAAAACAAAGAAGAATATGCTGGCCTTACCAGATTGATCTTACTGACAAGCCTAACAGGTGCTATGCATTCTCCAGTGTGTCTGATCAAACGCAATACTTTCCCATCTCAAGTATTGTAAAAAACCTTGAAATGGCATGTACCGACTGTGCTAACATAAAGATTTATCATGGAACTAAGACACTGGAATATGATTTAGCAGTCGTCAACGTATGCTCACCTATCCTCCTTGACGCAGTCCTCAATAACAACGAGTACCTGCTCAAATATTCCCAAGACCCCACAAGTCATCATACTGAGCTTGTAAACATGCTTGACGACGAAACAAAGTCTGCTCTGGTTGCACTGAATGAGGATACTGATGCCAAAAGCCGGGCAACATTCGCAACATACTACTTGAAATGTATTGAAACCTCCAAGGGTGAACATGCCTTTGATCTAGCGCACAAACTAAAACAAAACCTGGAGGCAGTATCCGAGGATAGGAAGCCCTTTGAAATTCCTACACACATCAGACAAGCCATCCTATGGGTAGCGGGCATTGATCTCAATGGAGTTGATCTATGA
- a CDS encoding ATP-dependent helicase — protein MTAIVIDSSTVLADFDYHFRVFAGPGAGKTYWLVNHIRNVIRASHRITPASYVSCISYTNVAVSEIIKGLCNASERTEVCTIHSFLYKNVVKPYLHLLKDEAGQPLVNYTLVDGHDEHRPTFTAVKGWLDSVGARLDFYGKQAEIFRYLKSLTWQHDDNTGKWSLKTMRWVKPVAYLPTSKLDSYKSFYWREGIIDHDDVLYFAYRILEEYPIACEFLSMRFPYLFIDEFQDTNPIQTQVVKWLAEQNTLVGVIGDVEQSIYSFQGAKPNDFNYFSLPGQIDYMMNDNWRSTDYIISLLNHVRGDGIAQKGLRQVAGEPVRIYIGDVKNVVPYLHSQLSPGVQLVILTRKNDEASKIRRLDSSQVDDLWDQMAGIDPNRSHFLEHLIAAGEMAKLQRYSIAITKLIRGIRMSKGVFKDPLKLNRNVTNLERRGIAVSLMHFIVNNYSYLFHASLLDTYQQITKSLSATVNGLSLTAIRTGKFRDFAVSTTYGMLADALRLPDETRTTRTIHQAKSSEFSNVLVSLHDKAQIDHIVDPQKGRSDTDAEEKRITYVALSRARDRLSISIPELSEGDEKRLRELGAEVVRLD, from the coding sequence ATGACAGCTATAGTGATAGATTCCAGCACCGTCTTAGCTGATTTTGACTATCACTTCCGGGTGTTTGCCGGACCTGGAGCAGGTAAAACGTACTGGCTTGTCAACCACATAAGAAATGTAATCAGAGCCTCGCATCGGATAACGCCCGCCTCCTATGTTTCCTGCATATCATATACAAATGTTGCAGTCAGTGAAATTATTAAGGGGCTATGCAATGCATCTGAAAGAACTGAAGTATGCACTATTCACAGCTTTCTTTACAAGAACGTTGTCAAGCCTTATCTTCACCTTCTCAAAGATGAGGCAGGGCAACCACTTGTCAATTACACACTCGTCGACGGACATGACGAACATAGACCCACATTCACTGCTGTAAAGGGCTGGCTTGATTCTGTTGGCGCTAGGCTGGACTTTTATGGCAAACAGGCTGAGATATTTAGATATCTCAAGTCTCTCACTTGGCAACATGACGATAACACTGGTAAGTGGTCACTCAAGACGATGCGCTGGGTCAAACCCGTAGCATATTTGCCAACTTCCAAGTTGGATTCGTACAAGTCATTCTACTGGCGTGAAGGTATTATCGATCATGACGACGTCCTGTATTTTGCCTATCGGATTCTTGAGGAATATCCAATAGCATGTGAATTTCTCAGTATGCGCTTTCCATACCTGTTCATTGATGAGTTTCAGGATACGAATCCCATACAGACACAAGTAGTCAAATGGTTGGCTGAACAGAACACACTGGTTGGGGTCATAGGAGATGTAGAGCAATCTATATATAGCTTCCAAGGTGCAAAACCAAACGATTTTAACTACTTTAGTCTACCAGGACAAATTGATTACATGATGAATGATAATTGGCGTAGTACAGATTACATAATCAGTCTTCTTAACCATGTTCGCGGAGATGGTATTGCACAGAAGGGCCTTCGCCAAGTTGCTGGGGAACCAGTGAGGATATACATTGGCGACGTCAAGAACGTGGTCCCCTACTTACACAGTCAATTGTCTCCGGGAGTCCAGCTGGTAATCCTTACCCGGAAAAATGACGAGGCATCCAAAATTAGGAGATTAGATTCCTCACAGGTCGATGACTTGTGGGATCAAATGGCCGGAATAGATCCCAACCGTTCCCATTTTCTCGAGCATCTGATAGCTGCGGGTGAAATGGCAAAGCTCCAGCGTTATTCAATAGCTATCACTAAGCTTATTCGTGGAATTCGAATGAGCAAGGGGGTTTTCAAGGACCCTTTGAAACTCAACAGAAATGTGACCAATTTGGAACGTAGGGGAATTGCTGTTTCACTGATGCACTTCATCGTAAATAACTATTCATATCTCTTTCATGCCTCCCTCTTAGATACATACCAGCAGATCACTAAAAGCCTCTCGGCTACTGTGAACGGACTGTCCTTAACTGCTATCAGGACAGGTAAATTTCGGGATTTTGCAGTTTCGACAACCTATGGAATGTTGGCAGATGCTCTTCGCTTACCAGACGAAACACGGACCACGCGAACCATACATCAGGCCAAGAGTTCAGAATTCAGCAATGTGTTAGTATCGTTACATGATAAAGCACAGATTGACCATATTGTTGACCCTCAGAAGGGAAGAAGTGATACAGATGCTGAGGAAAAAAGAATTACATACGTTGCCCTTAGTCGTGCACGTGACAGGCTATCGATTTCAATACCCGAACTTTCCGAAGGAGACGAGAAACGCTTACGGGAGTTAGGTGCTGAAGTTGTTCGATTGGATTAG
- a CDS encoding Eco57I restriction-modification methylase domain-containing protein, with amino-acid sequence MTVQLLDIMDNVRKSLNGSTCRHERSRIGQFLTPVTIARFMASLFELERENVRVLDAGAGAGVLFAALVETLISSRHRPFSIEVIAYENDRQILPELKETMNRCENACKEVGITFQSEIRTEDFITAAIKQTEEGLFAVQGERFTHAILNPPYKKINGLSTTRRLLDSAGIEVSNLYAAFVWLSARMLTSGGELVAITPRSFCNGPYFRRFRFALLDMISLRRIHVFESRKKAFGDDDVLQENVIYYAVQGAGKPERLTISSSEGAFFENATIRSVPFEYVVLPDDRDAFIHLVKDNKDNQVMDRMGYFTTSLDELRLDVSTGRVVDFRAREYLRPQPEEGTMPLVYPSHFQNGFVNLPLKVGKKPSAIVVSEQTEDLMVESGYYVLTKRFSSKEERRRVVAAIYDPCRINAPFVGFENHLNYFHAIGVGLSEILAKGLALYLNTSLFDRYFRLFSGHTQVNATDLKKMHYPSREQLIRLGAHVKDRMPDQETIDVILEKECKSEDFLDRRTMMQYHGGI; translated from the coding sequence ATGACGGTTCAACTCTTAGATATAATGGATAATGTTCGCAAGTCGTTAAACGGTAGCACGTGTCGTCATGAACGCTCGCGTATAGGGCAGTTCTTGACGCCTGTTACTATTGCGCGGTTTATGGCATCGTTGTTTGAGCTTGAGAGGGAGAATGTGCGGGTTCTGGATGCAGGTGCTGGGGCGGGTGTGCTATTTGCGGCGCTTGTGGAAACGCTAATTTCAAGCAGACATCGTCCCTTTTCAATTGAAGTAATTGCATACGAAAACGACAGGCAGATTCTTCCCGAATTAAAAGAAACAATGAACCGTTGCGAGAATGCCTGCAAGGAAGTCGGCATTACCTTTCAAAGCGAGATACGGACAGAGGATTTTATCACTGCTGCCATAAAGCAGACAGAAGAAGGGTTGTTCGCTGTTCAGGGAGAGCGTTTCACACATGCAATCCTGAATCCACCCTATAAGAAGATCAACGGGTTATCCACTACACGCAGATTGCTTGATTCAGCGGGGATCGAAGTATCGAACCTTTATGCTGCGTTCGTCTGGTTATCGGCACGGATGCTGACGTCTGGGGGGGAGTTGGTGGCAATTACACCCCGAAGCTTTTGCAACGGCCCCTATTTCCGCCGGTTTCGCTTTGCACTGCTTGATATGATAAGCCTGCGGCGTATCCATGTTTTTGAGTCGCGCAAAAAGGCTTTTGGGGACGACGACGTGCTCCAGGAAAATGTGATTTACTATGCCGTTCAGGGCGCAGGAAAACCAGAACGATTGACAATCTCATCATCCGAAGGTGCATTTTTCGAAAATGCGACCATCCGTTCAGTACCATTCGAGTACGTGGTGTTGCCGGACGACCGTGATGCCTTTATCCATCTGGTGAAAGATAATAAAGATAATCAGGTGATGGATAGAATGGGGTACTTTACGACATCACTCGACGAGCTTAGGTTAGACGTCTCCACCGGGCGCGTAGTGGATTTTCGTGCGAGGGAATATCTTCGTCCTCAACCTGAAGAAGGAACCATGCCGCTTGTCTATCCCTCCCATTTTCAGAATGGGTTTGTGAACTTGCCGCTGAAGGTAGGAAAGAAACCAAGTGCAATTGTGGTTTCGGAGCAAACGGAAGATTTAATGGTGGAATCGGGATATTATGTCCTCACAAAGCGTTTCTCATCAAAAGAAGAACGTCGCCGTGTGGTAGCGGCAATATATGATCCGTGCAGAATTAATGCGCCGTTTGTCGGGTTTGAGAACCATTTGAATTATTTTCATGCAATCGGGGTAGGGCTGTCTGAAATTTTGGCAAAAGGCTTGGCCTTGTATCTCAATACATCACTCTTCGACCGATACTTCCGGCTGTTTAGCGGACATACGCAGGTCAACGCCACGGATCTCAAAAAAATGCATTATCCTTCTCGTGAGCAACTAATACGACTCGGTGCGCACGTCAAAGATCGAATGCCGGATCAGGAAACGATTGATGTGATTTTAGAAAAGGAATGCAAGAGTGAGGACTTCCTCGATCGCCGGACCATGATGCAATACCATGGCGGGATTTGA
- a CDS encoding putative quinol monooxygenase, with the protein MINVIASVRVKAESLSAFIEIFKSNVPEVRKEKGCIEYFPAIDIDAELPVQNLDKNVVTIIEKWQSLEALRAHLKTTHMIAYREKVKDIVESVSIKVLQEVQ; encoded by the coding sequence ATGATAAATGTAATCGCATCGGTACGCGTTAAGGCCGAAAGCCTGTCTGCGTTTATTGAAATATTTAAGTCTAATGTGCCGGAGGTCAGGAAAGAGAAAGGATGCATCGAGTACTTTCCGGCGATTGATATTGATGCAGAGTTACCCGTACAAAATCTTGATAAGAATGTTGTTACTATTATTGAAAAGTGGCAAAGTCTTGAAGCACTCAGGGCTCATCTTAAAACTACTCATATGATAGCCTATAGGGAAAAGGTCAAGGATATAGTCGAGAGCGTTTCTATCAAAGTACTTCAGGAAGTGCAATGA
- a CDS encoding C-GCAxxG-C-C family protein yields the protein MLSVAESKNIQSELIPKIATGLCGGIARTSGICGAVSGAVLAINIFYGRSLPDVPFEKSYTPVQKLIKMFADTFGSTNCKELIGVDLATAEGRKAFHVNNLREQCGKYTEEATRMAMSLIENLYKIIAPSEV from the coding sequence CTGCTTTCCGTGGCAGAGAGCAAAAATATTCAATCGGAATTGATCCCGAAAATCGCTACCGGCCTCTGTGGCGGCATAGCGAGGACGAGCGGAATCTGCGGGGCAGTGAGCGGAGCAGTTTTGGCGATAAATATTTTTTATGGCAGAAGCCTGCCGGATGTGCCGTTCGAGAAAAGCTACACTCCTGTTCAGAAATTGATTAAGATGTTTGCGGACACATTTGGCTCAACGAACTGCAAGGAACTCATAGGAGTCGATCTGGCAACCGCAGAGGGCCGTAAGGCGTTTCATGTGAACAATCTGCGTGAGCAATGTGGGAAATATACGGAAGAAGCCACAAGGATGGCAATGTCGCTCATTGAAAATCTTTATAAAATAATAGCTCCAAGCGAGGTATAG